AAGAATTAATCTCCAAATCACCGGACAAAGCAAAGCTATATTTCATCGAGCCCAAGGACGGGCAAACGGTTCCCCTTACTTTTTCAGTAAAATTCGGTTTGGCCGGTATGGGAGTAGCGCCTGCCGGCGTTAATGTGGAAAATACCGGGCATCATCATATTCTTGTTGATTTGGATAAACATCCTGATATGACTAAACCATTAATGATGACAGACACCATCAGGCATTTTGGCGGAGGACAGACGGAGACAGAACTAACGCTACCTGCCGGGAAACATACCCTTCAATTGCTATTGGGAAATTATCTTCATATCCCTCATGATAAACCGGTTTTATCAGAGAAAATCACAATCACTGTCAAATAGTTTCAAAATATGATTGTATATGGATTTTCGGCAATTTCCCAAAGTTGAACTTCATCTGCATCTTGATTGCTCACTGAGTTTTGATGTTGTAACAAAAATAAATCCCGGTATACCATTTCAAGATTATGCAGATAAATTTATTGCACCTTCAAAATGTACTAATCTAGCGGATTTCTTAACAAGGGCCACCCAGGGTATCCGGTTAATGCAATCTGAAAAAGAATTGGGACTCGTGGTTGCTGATTTATTTGAACAACTTAAAAATGACAACATTCTGTATGCCGAAATTCGTTTTGCCCCGCTTCAACATATGGAGAATGGTTTGCAAGCTGAAAACGTTGTCGAAATTGTTGAAGAAGCGACAGCAAAAGCAATCGAGTTAACAAATATTGAGTCAAGATTAATTCTTTGCACATTACGCCATTTTTCCGAGGCTCAAAGTTTGGAAACTGTGAAACTTGTAAAGCATTTTCAAGGAACCAGGGTTGCCGGGTTTGACATTGCTGCCGATGAG
This genomic window from candidate division KSB1 bacterium contains:
- a CDS encoding DUF4399 domain-containing protein; protein product: MKKVVKFLFCSLLIVVAISATVSAQELISKSPDKAKLYFIEPKDGQTVPLTFSVKFGLAGMGVAPAGVNVENTGHHHILVDLDKHPDMTKPLMMTDTIRHFGGGQTETELTLPAGKHTLQLLLGNYLHIPHDKPVLSEKITITVK